One segment of Leucoraja erinacea ecotype New England chromosome 7, Leri_hhj_1, whole genome shotgun sequence DNA contains the following:
- the xirp2a gene encoding xin actin-binding repeat-containing protein 2 has product MESDLDTRMTFSETQRNNILVSHINTQETESAYTEVVKEDFQAARRIERFSIPLGDLKMLFEKTGTPTNSMKELRGGSSPFPPSKQLPGIHSNCAVSEDLEKTMEAGKSKAAATYGEPGQDDNQESVSLKERLAMYQAAVSKKESSCSMATDPEEEARALPGGLASVKKQFESHGTVSSHRHYQQRSMQDVTSTNEITMTHNSRNMEQGDGTLQAHEQHVSYQTEMLSVAEQNIQQSSVVESFENHITVDGMSEEERPTISARMLKQQFEKSAQPTQLATNTSKQIKAEQKFQGMDWQHVASTSNVSAAALAAGKVTEVTTLREIDSGGASVSVTPSNRGSLEELPPPPPDLLHTPPEVSLSQSPDPFSRKQVIPKDLYTKQRNLYELKRLYKHINPDMRRNLEKEFIQEISAIVTDETRDSDMVGDVQYARYVFEHTGLSPQKCVSPEREYLEWDEILKGEVQSMRWMFETQPLDSIKDESLDESNGKWISQSEMVAGGDVKYRTWMFETQPIDMLGVSPPESAESAGKIPELARGDVRTATWLFETHPLDSMNKMYRESEETTEVSDTRDITAGDVKTARYLFETQSLDTLGHLDSVDETNFLQLKTEIEEIKGNVKKTSKLFETQPLYVIRDQSGQVLEIQTVKREEIEKADVRTARWLFETKPLDMINKDVSSVKVVCGISREEVDQGGVSRAKWLFETHPLDSINEGMETDVTAKHKEVIVGADVSKQCRMFETQPFDSLKDNDNARPVETEEIIGGDVRSTTFLFETVAMDALKDSTDVGKLRGTVTSEEEKGNVRHQTWVFETQPLEMIGEEKEKCTKVIHLEEITKGDVSSYRQVFETMNLSHVDESKKLHIDCVTSGTVQSNKMLFETTPLYAIQDSAGHYHEVKTVRREEMVSGDVRTCRWMFETTPIDQFDESIQKCQIIKGISKEEVRSGDVKTAQWLFETQPLDAIKYLSEVEGEESVTKVLDDIKGDVQTCRWLFETQSMDALYEKVDVKNEVDEIQKGDVKTCTWLFETQPLDAIKDNSEATIKVRTVQREEVQGSDVRSARFLFETESLANIQGEKREAFRQITEIDIQSGDVSRKKWIFENKSLDLINSSSEDTLKKIRSSTAEDIQKGNVINCTWLFENHPIDAIRERSEESGSLHTVTDVQGGNVGKGRFIFETTSLDQIKEESTETTDVKKFSLEEEERGDVKNYTMLFETQPLYAIKDKEGYYHEVTTVRKEVVSGDVQGTRWLFETKPLDLIREDHEVYVIKAVTQEEIQKGDVSSARWRFETQPLDKIADGEKIIPRTICDVQGGDVRSGTQLFESDLHQQYVRTVSVSEIQHGNVRTATWLFETRTMDEIRGEGSECKKIETVGREDVQTGEVKQAIWLFEKQPLDSIQEVSESITKILPEDIPRADVKTTTWLFETTPLHQFNENPVERPEIMGINVEETLKSLYDCKILHSQGILIEANEVGNVKMAKYQLLNQSSPEIEREQVVRGDLQDIMLRLLSKKESSVKAITVDHNEKGNIHLTSTQLLNRTTDISVNKEEIIGCNIQQIIGNLLNHDSSAQKGILIQESEKGDIRMTVYSLLNRAEHMKVEQGEVIKGDVKEAINKLTTTSESSGFAQKFKVNDTERGNVQFYTMCIESGALDYLKLLQQEIDETAEVDQEPREIIQGNVEATKQMLQVQQTQTDRMVAESDILSGNVQSAILSFTPERQNISVNVEKEEIIPGNLKAALDSLNQAIKQPALVEKEPVVHGNLSATLKSLEEAKCQKKYLEKIEVIPGEVKGSEGSIKKASMCGVGEDEGDVVYKDFQNASTHLEETRTTMRGDFQATTTKTLEAASETRALPHQVSNKGITKAMIQNLPDLPQQLIQLNAGTTASSQSTTAGQWEGQAQVYVAKHVEREEGPQVHVKSHLAAQEQSKKSFTQHINTRTQMKQNVKQSMRTKQANVKVDNSVKSCTAKKSQTVLSSERSSQCDVVKKDRKNSDMHTITNLSEQIGAQSVQVPRIKSTVDHKGLFGSIDGQTAKQRVSISAEGPRTFQSPRISEVLHMSNPEIGAGSVVGEVMRSQTNHSVNVIQQTVQSSHQIIQNLASQPITDGDVKVKHDIKNIQDLHTSEILGQGVNRGLVTMVKSGTTLLGQSRMSTSGVESEIEKTRRVGASKVIKGEKALVDIQFSAPQYSKPSLPPPPPPPPAEDEMFPLPPPPVVQTKSEMYETELPPSTLPPPPPPLVVPATTLGQEMFLTGHLPPSPNPQSLSQQRRLVDKAPKVEATSGMPQLAYLKPLGQLEKKAAPVPRSSAIITEESILSMLDTQQQNQDSTRVTYIQHSPSPRSLQSPDLQRAERPVQKSSQPKDARSPSGTKRAFVPADTPHITDPIKPQYVRKFKTPLMIAEEKYRKEREEMEKCKDVTTSWSVAKEKVGREESTLSPRGGCGERPALMQSALPDKASAEDALVKSTPVQVMESVNVPLAKTQVPHPKAGRPVAEGQPVQREPMGPNPERHPPHPKPGGPISGGHLLHSKPGGPIGEGHHIHREPKRSTPESHALHPKLGGATAEVHHVHREPRRSTLEKHLIGPEPRGATPERQVPHPTPRGHVPGPKPVRPTAEHPIRPQPREPTPERRVPHLTPGGPIADGNSVHPKLTELPAVDKMSTQTVTSISSSQSTVLSASEQLHRILNNSADVRVDKETMSNALKDSVKDIGLENISHKEVHEMTQVQSGNLKSQSISPPKFKVKTVQLPKGVQKMQEKREHALPYKVEKKQFSKAEETKTQEKVAIKEQLQPKQSDLVGVGQQEWLQFTMEDECSHLVTEDRDRNIGRAGSLQVFSANTRQDHVKQQQNQQSYPAHLNETQKVQQKKVGEAMYEKVESEQMQRRHEKTREGAFPKVHGYLDQQKGGPTGHAAYPLPLGDQAPTQKRLDWKEENRVKTKSQTFQSKKEQVSYAMNEGSRHGPVVPVHREDLKQEDKGSRETTGQEKELDKEAAKYYIEISDSYRKREELQNILFRLIQFERENDNIDLNAMNAFLEKVPSWLADDCEFTAKESNLQDMKRELTQIKKKALLKLGNFDESIQRALITISGLKLEHEMLRSASPSQKISKISIGSCKLDRQGKDSVEQQACESKLGQVSGSREAEQRSQSPAKRMPSPSPSYITIESTARRTESPLRAAPSPPLCRKGHDTPSPVHRDAAQTPPSPMSAARAHTSSSSSPSPTRGRRYDQLVKLKDTTAKLSHGLQQSAQSTLVHIQERRSEIIPSPATLRRQLKIDTPLAEMLPAADSPETSVTVKDITEMFEEARRSEENKVYQRKDPIDIPERLGSDTDPESTACREQVQKPSVDISQRGHKFDLPGQPNYFEKEQLAFIETLGCESRDEFFGKVNELGEIPTFDVKSLHPVSESPGEISIPIKLEDSSRDKKPLKKSQRSHKVRDEVKKSAQSMLYPETINTQFSHMEAFEAATMGSRTSVQHNPGMFPGINSRHAPPTYEDVVSGQLLDLSTDKTPEELLKNFQETWQESERVFRSHGYKISGTNETLWQEDVLQEHMALSENTGSYQGDLHGLPKDSVSHGMPDRRQTNLS; this is encoded by the exons GATGTTACAAGCACCAATGAAATTACCATGACCCACAACAGCAGGAACATGGAGCAGGGAGATGGGACGCTGCAAGCTCATGAACAACATGTGTCGTATCAAACGGAAATG CTCAGTGTCGCCGAGCAGAATATTCAACAATCGAGTGTTGTGGAAAGTTTTGAAAATCACATCACAG TGGATGGAATGAGCGAAGAGGAGAGACCAACAATCTCCGCTCGAATGTTGAAGCAACAGTTTGAGAAGTCTGCCCAGCCCACTCAGCTGGCAACAAATACCAGCAAACAGATCAAG GCAGAACAGAAGTTCCAAGGCATGGATTGGCAACATGTTGCCAGCACCTCCAACGTTTCTGCGGCGGCGCTAGCGGCGGGCAAGGTGACTGAGGTGACGACGTTAAGAGAGATAGACAGTGGCGGTGCCTCAGTCTCTGTCACACCCAGTAACCGCGGGAGCCTGGAAGAATTGCCCCCTCCTCCACCAGACCTGCTCCATACACCCCCTGAAGTAAGCCTGTCCCAGTCTCCTGACCCTTTCTCAAGAAAGCAAGTCATTCCCAAGGACTTGTACACAAAGCAAAGAAACCTGTACGAACTGAAACGTTTGTACAAGCATATCAATCCGGACATGAGAAGGAACTTGGAAAAGGAATTCATTCAAGAGATTAGTGCAATTGTAACGGATGAAACGAGAGATAGCGATATGGTGGGGGATGTGCAATATGCCCGGTATGTGTTTGAACACACGGGCCTCAGTCCCCAGAAGTGTGTGAGCCCAGAGCGAGAGTATTTAGAATGGGATGAGATTCTTAAAGGAGAGGTGCAGTCTATGCGGTGGATGTTTGAGACACAGCCGTTAGATTCCATCAAGGATGAATCCCTGGATGAAAGCAATGGGAAATGGATTTCCCAATCAGAAATGGTAGCGGGAGGCGATGTGAAGTACAGAACGTGGATGTTTGAGACACAACCTATTGATATGCTTGGAGTGAGTCCTCCTGAATCCGCGGAGAGCGCGGGCAAGATCCCAGAATTGGCCAGGGGAGATGTTCGCACGGCTACCTGGCTGTTTGAAACACACCCTCTGGATTCCATGAACAAGATGTACCGAGAAAGCGAGGAGACCACAGAGGTCTCTGACACCAGAGATATCACTGCTGGCGACGTCAAAACCGCCAGATATTTGTTTGAGACTCAGTCCCTCGACACACTCGGGCACCTCGATTCAGTGGACGAAACTAATTTCCTGCAGTTAAAAACGGAAATTGAAGAAATTAAAGGGAATGTGAAGAAAACCTCCAAGTTGTTTGAGACGCAGCCACTGTACGTGATCAGGGACCAGTCTGGTCAGGTGCTGGAGATCCAAACGGTCAAGAGAGAGGAGATTGAGAAAGCAGATGTTAGGACTGCTCGCTGGCTCTTTGAAACCAAGCCCCTGGACATGATcaacaaggatgtttccagtgtaAAGGTTGTGTGTGGGATTTCCAGGGAGGAGGTTGACCAGGGAGGGGTGAGCAGGGCCAAGTGGCTCTTTGAGACGCATCCGTTGGACAGCATCAACGAAGGGATGGAAACAGATGTCACCGCTAAGCATAAAGAGGTGATTGTTGGTGCTGATGTTAGCAAGCAGTGCCGGATGTTCGAAACACAACCTTTTGACTCACTGAAAGACAATGACAATGCAAGACCCGTGGAAACGGAGGAAATAATCGGAGGGGACGTTCGCTCGACAACATTCTTGTTTGAGACGGTTGCCATGGACGCGTTGAAGGACAGCACAGATGTCGGCAAGCTGAGAGGAACCGTTACCTCTGAAGAAGAGAAGGGCAATGTGAGGCATCAGACTTGGGTCTTCGAGACACAACCACTTGAGATGATTGGTGAAGAGAAGGAGAAATGTACAAAGGTCATTCACCTGGAAGAAATCACAAAGGGTGACGTGAGCAGTTATAGACAGGTGTTCGAAACTATGAATTTGAGTCACGTTGATGAATCTAAAAAGCTTCACATCGATTGTGTAACCAGTGGCACTGTGCAGTCGAATAAGATGTTATTTGAAACGACTCCTCTCTACGCTATCCAGGATAGTGCTGGACACTATCACGAGGTTAAAACtgtgaggagggaagagatggtgaGCGGTGATGTTCGGACGTGTAGGTGGATGTTTGAGACCACCCCTATCGATCAATTTGACGAAAGTATTCAAAAGTGTCAAATAATCAAGGGAATATCTAAGGAGGAAGTTCGCTCTGGTGATGTGAAAACGGCGCAGTGGCTCTTTGAAACACAGCCACTGGATGCCATCAAATATTTAAgcgaggtggaaggtgaggaaagTGTTACTAAAGTTCTGGATGACATCAAGGGTGATGTACAAACCTGTCGATGGTTATTTGAGACACAGTCAATGGATGCTCTCTACGAGAAGGTAGACGTGAAGAATGAAGTAGATGAGATACAGAAAGGGGATGTAAAGACTTGCACGTGGTTATTCGAAACGCAGCCTTTAGATGCAATAAAAGACAATTCAGAAGCAACGATCAAGGTGCGAACTGTACAGCGGGAGGAGGTGCAAGGAAGTGATGTTCGATCAGCCCGGTTTCTCTTTGAGACGGAATCTCTTGCAAATATACAAGGGGAAAAGAGGGAAGCGTTTAGACAAATAACTGAGATAGATATTCAGTCGGGGGATGTATCTCGCAAGAAGTGGATCTTTGAAAATAAGTCTCTTGATTTGATTAACTCCAGTTCAGAAGATACTTTAAAGAAAATAAGATCTTCGACAGCAGAAGATATTCAGAAGGGTAATGTCATTAATTGTACTTGGCTCTTTGAAAATCACCCAATCGATGCAATAAGAGAAAGATCTGAAGAAAGCGGAAGTCTGCACACTGTCACGGATGTTCAGGGTGGAAACGTGGGCAAAGGGCGTTTCATTTTTGAGACCACCTCGCTGGATCAGATTAAAGAGGAGTCAACCGAGACCACAGATGTCAAGAAATTCAGtttggaggaggaagagagaggagatgtCAAGAACTACACAATGTTGTTCGAGACACAGCCACTGTATGCCATCAAGGATAAGGAAGGATATTATCACGAGGTGACCACTGTTCGGAAAGAAGTGGTGagtggagatgtacagggcaccAGATGGTTGTTTGAAACCAAGCCACTTGACTTAATTAGAGAAGACCATGAAGTGTATGTCATTAAGGCGGTGACACAGGAGGAGATTCAGAAAGGAGATGTCTCCTCTGCCCGTTGGAGGTTTGAGACTCAGCCCTTGGACAAAATAGCAGATGGCGAGAAAATAATCCCTCGAACAATATGTGACGTGCAAGGTGGTGATGTGAGATCAGggacacagttatttgaatctGATCTGCACCAACAGTACGTTAGAACAGTGAGCGTCAGCGAGATCCAACATGGCAACGTTAGGACGGCCACTTGGCTTTTTGAAACTCGCACCATGGACGAGATCAGGGGAGAAGGGTCAGAGTGTAAGAAGATCGAGACAGTCGGACGAGAAGATGTACAAACAGGAGAagtgaaacaggccatttggcttttTGAAAAGCAACCGTTGGACAGCATACAAGAAGTTAGTGAATCAATAACAAAGATACTTCCAGAAGATATTCCACGAGCAGATGTCAAAACCACCACCTGGCTTTTTGAAACTACACCCTTGCACCAATTCAATGAGAATCCAGTGGAAAGGCCAGaaataatggggataaatgttgAGGAAACTCTTAAATCACTTTATGATTGCAAAATCCTTCATTCCCAAGGAATCCTTATTGAAGCAAAtgaggttggaaatgtcaaaatggCCAAATATCAACTCTTGAATCAGAGCTCCCCGGAGATCGAGCGGGAGCAGGTTGTCAGGGGAGATCTCCAGGACATCATGTTGAGGTTACTGTCCAAGAAAGAGTCTTCAGTGAAGGCCATCACCGTGGACCACAACGAGAAAGGCAACATCCACTTGACAAGTACGCAGCTTTTGAACAGAACAACGGACATTAGCGTGAATAAAGAGGAAATAATTGGCTGTAATATTCAGCAAATAATCGGCAATCTTTTAAATCACGACAGCTCGGCCCAAAAGGGAATTCTAATTCAAGAGAGCGAGAAGGGGGACATCAGAATGACGGTTTATTCCTTGCTCAACAGGGCGGAGCACATGAAGGTTGAACAAGGTGAAGTTATAAAAGGGGATGTGAAAGAGGCCATCAATAAGCTTACCACCACATCTGAGAGCAGCGGGTTTGCACAGAAGTTTAAAGTAAATGACACAGAGAGAGGAAATGTTCAGTTTTACACCATGTGTATAGAATCTGGAGCGTTAGATTATCTTAAGCTTCTTCAGCAGGAGATAGATGAGACTGCTGAGGTCGACCAGGAGCCCAGGGAAATAATACAGGGCAACGTCGAGGCCACCAAACAAATGCTGCAGGTTCAGCAAACGCAAACTGATCGGATGGTTGCAGAGTCGGACATTTTATCTGGCAATGTTCAAAGTGCAATCTTGTCTTTTACGCCAGAGAGACAAAATATATCCGTCAACGTCGAGAAAGAGGAGATTATACCTGGGAATTTAAAGGCGGCTTTGGATTCACTGAATCAGGCCATTAAGCAACCTGCACTGGTAGAAAAGGAACCAGTGGTACACGGCAATTTGTCTGCTACCCTCAAATCTCTCGAAGAAGCTAAATGTCAGAAAAAATATCTCGAAAAGATTGAAGTTATTCCAGGCGAGGTTAAAGGCAGCGAAGGTTCGATTAAAAAGGCATCAATGTGTGGAGTTGGTGAGGATGAGGGAGATGTGGTGTACAAGGATTTCCAGAATGCCTCGACACATTTGGAGGAGACGCGAACCACAATGAGAGGTGACTTTCAAGCCACGACGACAAAGACGTTGGAAGCAGCTTCTGAAACGAGAGCACTCCCACATCAGGTGAGCAACAAGGGAATAACGAAAGCCATGATCCAAAACCTGCCAGATCTACCGCAACAACTGATTCAGCTTAATGCCGGAACAACAGCAAGTAGTCAAAGTACTACTGCAGGCCAGTGGGAAGGACAGGCGCAGGTCTATGTGGCAAAACATGTTGAACGTGAAGAAGGTCCACAGGTCCACGTGAAATCACATTTAGcagctcaagagcaaagtaaGAAAAGCTTTACACAGCACATTAACACACGAACACAGATGAAACAGAATGTCAAACAATCTATGAGGACTAAACAGGCAAACGTGAAAGTGGACAACTCAGTAAAAAGTTGTACAGCGAAGAAAAGTCAAACTGTTTTATCATCTGAAAGGTCAAGCCAATGTGATGTTGTTAAAAAAGACAGGAAAAACTCAGACATGCACACAATCACAAACCTGTCTGAACAGATCGGTGCTCAAAGCGTACAAGTGCCCAGAATCAAATCAACAGTTGATCATAAAGGGTTGTTTGGTTCAATTGACGGGCAAACAGCCAAACAGCGAGTCTCCATTTCAGCAGAAGGTCCGAGGACCTTTCAGTCACCACGGATCTCTGAAGTTCTTCACATGTCAAACCCTGAGATTGGTGCAGGATCAGTTGTTGGAGAAGTGATGAGATCTCAAACCAATCACAGTGTTAATGTTATTCAGCAAACTGTACAGTCCTCCCATCAAATCATTCAGAATCTGGCATCTCAGCCCATCACAGATGGTGATGTAAAAGTCAAACATGATATTAAAAACATCCAAGACTTGCACACATCTGAGATCCTTGGCCAGGGAGTAAATCGAGGACTTGTCACCATGGTCAAATCTGGGACAACTTTGTTAGGACAATCAAGAATGTCCACAAGTGGTGTAGAAAGTGAAATAGAAAAAACTAGAAGGGTCGGAGCGAGCAAAGTGATTAAGGGAGAAAAGGCATTGGTGGACATCCAATTTTCGGCTCCACAGTATTCCaaaccctctcttcctcctcctcctcctccaccacccgctGAAGATGAAATGTTCCCTCTCCCACCACCACCAGTGGTTCAAACAAAGTCAGAGATGTACGAAACAGAACTAcctccttccactctccctcctccaccccctccccttgttGTTCCCGCCACAACTCTGGGCCAGGAAATGTTCCTCACGGGACATCTCCCTCCATCACCGAACCCTCAGTCCCTTTCCCAGCAGAGACGACTTGTGGACAAGGCACCAAAGGTGGAAGCAACGTCGGGAATGCCACAGCTTGCGTATCTCAAACCGCTGGGGCAACTCGAGAAGAAGGCAGCACCCGTTCCAAGATCAAGTGCAATTATAACGGAGGAGTCTATATTATCAATGCTAGATACTCAACAGCAAAATCAGGATTCCACACGAGTGACATATATTCAGCATTCACCAAGTCCACGATCTCTCCAGTCTCCTGACCTTCagagggcagaaaggcctgttcaaAAATCATCCCAGCCAAAGGACGCAAGGTCCCCTTCTGGAACAAAAAGAGCCTTCGTGCCAGCGGATACCCCACACATAACTGACCCCATtaaaccacaatatgtcaggaaGTTTAAAACTCCATTGATGATAGCTGAAGAAaagtacaggaaagagagggAAGAAATGGAAAAATGTAAAGACGTTACAACCTCCTGGTCTGTGGCCAAGGAGAAGGTGGGAAGAGAAGAGTCAACGCTCTCACCAAGAGGAGGATGCGGAGAGAGGCCCGCACTGATGCAGTCGGCATTGCCAGACAAGGCATCGGCAGAGGATGCTCTTGTAAAGTCCACTCCTGTTCAGGTCATGGAATCAGTAAACGTGCCATTGGCTAAGACACAAGTCCCTCATCCAAAAGCGGGACGACCCGTTGCTGAGGGGCAACCCGTTCAGCGTGAACCAATGGGACCCAACCCTGAGAGACATCCTCCACATCCAAAGCCAGGGGGTCCCATTAGTGGGGGACATCTCCTTCATTCAAAACCAGGAGGTCCCATTGGTGAGGGGCATCACATTCATCGAGAACCGAAAAGATCTACCCCTGAGAGCCATGCTCTTCATCCAAAACTAGGAGGTGCCACTGCTGAGGTACATCACGTTCATCGAGAACCAAGAAGATCTACTCTTGAGAAACATCTCATTGGACCAGAACCACGAGGCGCCACTCCTGAGAGACAAGTACCTCATCCAACACCAAGAGGACATGTCCCTGGTCCAAAACCAGTGAGACCCACTGCTGAACATCCCATTCGACCACAACCAAGAGAACCCACTCCTGAGAGACGTGTCCCTCATCTAACACCAGGAGGTCCCATTGCTGATGGAAACTCTGTTCATCCAAAGCTAACTGAGCTTCCTGCCGTAGACAAGATGTCCACACAAACCGtgacctccatttcttcctcccaGTCCACAGTGCTGTCTGCTTCCGAGCAGTTGCATCGTATCCTAAACAATTCTGCAGATGTAAGGGTTGATAAGGAAACGATGTCTAATGCTCTTAAAGATTCAGTGAAAGATATTGGCTTGGAAAATATTAGCCACAAGGAGGTGCATGAAATGACGCAAGTACAATCTGGCAATCTAAAATCTCAGTCAATTTCCCCGCCAAAATTTAAGGTTAAAACCGTTCAACTTCCCAAAGGTGTTCAAAAGATGCAGGAAAAGAGAGAACATGCTTTGCCGTACAAAGTGGAGAAGAAACAATTTTCAAAAGCGGAAGAAACTAAAACTCAAGAGAAAGTTGCAATTAAAGAACAGCTTCAACCAAAACAGAGTGACCTGGTTGGTGTGGGTCAACAGGAATGGCTTCAATTCACTATGGAGGATGAATGTAGTCATTTAGTGACAGAGGACAGAGATCGGAACATCGGGAGGGCAGGATCTCTGCAAGTATTCTCAGCAAACACAAGGCAGGACCATGTGAAACAACAGCAGAACCAACAGTCATACCCAGCTCACTTAAATGAAACCCAGAAGGTGCAACAGAAGAAGGTGGGTGAGGCCATGTATGAAAAGGTGGAGAGTGAACAGATGCAGAGGCGTCATGAGAAGACTCGGGAAGGGGCATTTCCGAAGGTCCATGGATATCTAGACCAACAGAAGGGTGGACCAACAGGGCATGCGGCGTATCCTCTCCCCTTGGGAGATCAGGCACCCACACAGAAGCGCTTGGACTGGAAGGAAGAAAACCGAGTCAAAACTAAGTCCCAAACCTTTCAATCAAAGAAGGAGCAAGTATCGTATGCGATGAATGAAGGAAGTAGACATGGGCCCGTGGTCCCTGTTCATAGAGAGGATTTAAAGCAAGAGGACAAAGGAAGCAGAGAAACGACAGGGCAGGAAAAGGAATTGGACAAAGAAGCTGCCAAATATTATATTGAAATCAGTGACAGCTACCGCAAGCGAGAAGAACTGCAGAATATTTTATTCAGGTTGATTCAGTTCGAAAGAGAGAATGACAATATAGATTTAAATGCTATGAACGCCTTTTTGGAAAAGGTTCCAAGTTGGCTTGCTGATGACTGTGAATTCACGGCCAAAGAAAGTAATTTGCAGGATATGAAAAGGGAGCTAACGCAGATTAAGAAGAAAGCGTTGCTAAAACTAGGCAATTTCGATGAATCGATACAAAGAGCGCTGATcactatctctggtttaaaactGGAACATGAGATGTTGCGTTCGGCTTCCCCTTCACAGAAGATATCCAAGATAAGTATAGGTTCTTGCAAGCTGGACAGGCAGGGGAAGGACAGTGTAGAACAGCAAGCTTGTGAAAGTAAACTCGGTCAAGTGAGTGGCAGTAGAGAAGCGGAGCAGAGATCTCAGTCCCCAGCCAAGCGAATGCCCTCGCCATCCCCCTCGTACATCACCATCGAGTCGACAGCCAGGCGCACGGAGTCGCCCCTCAGAGCTGCCCCCTCTCCGCCGCTCTGCCGCAAGGGACACGACACCCCTTCGCCTGTCCACAGAGACGCCGCGCAGACTCCTCCGTCGCCGATGTCAGCGGCCAGGGCCCACACGTCCTCCTCCTCATCGCCCTCTCCAACCCGCGGCAGGCGCTACGACCAGCTCGTCAAACTGAAGGACACCACCGCGAAGCTGTCCCATGGGCTCCAGCAGTCGGCCCAGTCGACCCTTGTACACATACAGGAGAGGAGATCGGAGATCATTCCATCGCCCGCGACTCTGCGGCGCCAGCTGAAGATTGACACGCCGcttgcagagatgttgcccgcaGCAGACTCACCTGAAACCTCTGTTACAGTCAAGGATATAACAGAGATGTTCGAGGAAGCTCGGAGATCAGAAGAGAACAAAGTGTATCAGCGCAAGGATCCCATTGACATTCCAGAACGCCTGGGCTCAGACACAGATCCTGAGTCTACAGCCTGCAGAGAGCAAGTTCAGAAACCATCCGTTGACATCTCACAACGTGGTCATAAGTTTGATTTGCCGGGTCAGCCGAATTACTTTGAAAAGGAGCAGCTCGCGTTCATTGAAACATTAGGGTGtgagagtagagatgagttttttgGGAAAGTGAACGAGTTGGGGGAAATCCCAACATTTGATGTGAAATCTCTTCACCCTGTGTCTGAAAGTCCTGGAGAAATATCTATTCCGATAAAGCTTGAGGATTCCTCCAGGGACAAGAAGCCTCTGAAAAAGTCTCAGCGTTCTCACAAAGTCAGGGATGAGGTGAAGAAGTCAGCGCAGTCTATGTTGTATCCGGAGACGATTAACACGCAGTTTTCACACATGGAGGCGTTTGAAGCAGCAACGATGGGCTCAAGGACGAGCGTTCAGCACAACCCCGGCATGTTTCCAGGCATCAATTCCAGGCACGCACCCCCGACCTACGAAGACGTCGTGTCCGGACAACTCCTGGACCTGTCAACGGACAAAACCCCGGAGGAACTGCTGAAGAACTTCCAGGAGACCTGGCAGGAGAGTGAACGTGTATTTCGGAGCCACGGGTACAAAATATCCGGCACCAATGAAACGCTGTGGCAagaagatgtccttcaggaacACATGGCCCTGAGCG